DNA from Sulfodiicoccus acidiphilus:
GCTACATTTCTTGACAAGAGGAAGAAAGCCCTCTTCTATTCTGTAATATCACACGTTAAGAATATGTTCAGAGGAGCTTCTGAGGGCTATGTGTACAAACTAAAGGTACTTCAGACTCACTTTCCTATGAGCGTAAAGGTGGTAAAGGACGTGGTTCAGATAACCAACCTGATAGGTGAGAAGAACGTCAGGAAGGCCTCTATCCTAGAGGGAGTGAAGGTGACTGTGAAGGGAGATGAAATAGTAGTGGAGGGAAGCGACTTGGAGAGGGTTGCACAGACGGCCGCCAACATAGAGCAAGCCTCTAAGATAAGGGGATTCGACAAGAGAATATTCGGCGATGGGATATATATAACGAGTAAGGGTGAGTAAGAGTGAGTGAGGAAATCGACTACTTGAGGAAACTTAAGGCTAGGCGCATTAAGGGCCCCACCTTCAGACGTTTCGATTGGGACGAGTACTTTAGAATAGGGCGAAGAGACACTTGGAGGAAACCACGAGGGCTAGACAACGGGATGAGGCTGAGGCTAAAGGGATATCCCCCTAGCCCAGATCCTGGCTACAGAACCCCTGTAATAATTAGAGATCTTCATCCCACTGGGTTGAGAATAGTTAAGGTCAGTAACGAGAGGGAACTAGAGTCAATTAAGGATAGCTCAGGGAAGGTGATCGTGGTGCTAGCAGGTTCGTTAGGGTTAAGGAAGAGGATAGTTTTGCTTAATAAGGCCAAGGAATATGGCTTGAGGGTAACCAACGGGTGAGTAGTGATGAGGTTACAGAGGAGATTGGCTTCCCAAGTGAAGGGTGTTGGAAGGAACAGGATCAAGTTTCCCGTCTCACAACTCGAGGAAATTGAGGATGCCTTAACTAGGGCCCAAGTAAAGAGGCTGATAAAGGACGGCGTTATAGTAGTTGAAAAGAAGAGAGGAATATCATCTGCGAGGCTTAAGGAACGTAAGGAGAAGCAGAGAAAGAAGAGTGAGAGGAAAGGTCCTGGAAGTCGAAAGGGAAAGCGCAGGGAAGGCAAAAAGGAAAGATGGGTCTCCACTATAAGAAAGGTTAGGCGTTACTTGAGGTGGTTGAGGGACAACGGCAGGATACCTAGGGAGGTCTATAGGGACTACTACGATAAGTCGAAGGGAGGGGTTTTTAAGAGCGTGGCAGATGTGAGGAGATCTCTCGTTTCTTCGGGCTACCTCAAGGAGGTGACGTGAAGTGAAACAGGGTCCCAATTACAAGTTAAAGCAGAGAAGACGTCGAGAGGGAAAGACTAACTACTACAGAAGGTACACTTATGTGGTATCGGGAGTTGATAGGTTAGTGGTGAGGTTTACTAACAAGGCTATCCTAGTGAGTCTACAGAAATTCGACCCCAAGGGGGACCTCACTGTGGCGAGCGCCTCTTCGTTCGAGTTGGCTAAGAAATATGGCTGGAAGGGCGATCTCAACAACTCGACCGCGGCCTATCTGACTGGTTTTCTCCTTGGAAAGAGGGCCATCAAGGCCGGAGTGAAGGAGGCCGTACTCGACATCGGCAACAGGGTACCTGCTAAGGGTTCAAGGCTCTTTATAGCGACAAAGGGAGTCATTGATTCTGGGCTTACGGTTCCCATGAACCTCGAGGTAGACGAGGGTAGGCTCAGAGGAGAACACGTTGCTAAGTATGCTGAAATGTTAGAGCAACAAGACCCAGAGAGGTTCAAGAGAGTCTTCTCCAAGTACTTTGAGAGAGGACTCAACCCTAAGGACCTTCCCTCTCACTTCAAGGAAGTTTTAAATAAACTAAGCGAGGCGAGTGAGTGATGGGAGAGGAAGTACCTGTAACTAACGTGGAGGAATGGTTGCCGAAGACCACGGTTGGGAAGCTCGTCAAGGAAGGAAAAATAAGTTCCATAAGGGAAATATTTGAAAGAAACT
Protein-coding regions in this window:
- a CDS encoding 50S ribosomal protein L6, with the translated sequence MQLAYVKEEVQIPQNVAVHLEGKVLRVKGSKGEITRDFSFAKGIEIRLDGNKVIFEATFLDKRKKALFYSVISHVKNMFRGASEGYVYKLKVLQTHFPMSVKVVKDVVQITNLIGEKNVRKASILEGVKVTVKGDEIVVEGSDLERVAQTAANIEQASKIRGFDKRIFGDGIYITSKGE
- a CDS encoding eL32 family ribosomal protein, which translates into the protein MSEEIDYLRKLKARRIKGPTFRRFDWDEYFRIGRRDTWRKPRGLDNGMRLRLKGYPPSPDPGYRTPVIIRDLHPTGLRIVKVSNERELESIKDSSGKVIVVLAGSLGLRKRIVLLNKAKEYGLRVTNG
- a CDS encoding 50S ribosomal protein L19e, with product MRLQRRLASQVKGVGRNRIKFPVSQLEEIEDALTRAQVKRLIKDGVIVVEKKRGISSARLKERKEKQRKKSERKGPGSRKGKRREGKKERWVSTIRKVRRYLRWLRDNGRIPREVYRDYYDKSKGGVFKSVADVRRSLVSSGYLKEVT
- a CDS encoding 50S ribosomal protein L18, translating into MKQGPNYKLKQRRRREGKTNYYRRYTYVVSGVDRLVVRFTNKAILVSLQKFDPKGDLTVASASSFELAKKYGWKGDLNNSTAAYLTGFLLGKRAIKAGVKEAVLDIGNRVPAKGSRLFIATKGVIDSGLTVPMNLEVDEGRLRGEHVAKYAEMLEQQDPERFKRVFSKYFERGLNPKDLPSHFKEVLNKLSEASE